One Cryptomeria japonica chromosome 9, Sugi_1.0, whole genome shotgun sequence genomic window carries:
- the LOC131029668 gene encoding pentatricopeptide repeat-containing protein At4g02750, with the protein MYAKCGSIEKARELFDRMSQRDVISWNAMIAGYVQNGFVEKALETFKQMQLAGVKRNYATFASILPACAQKGALEHGMDIHRSITEGGFLSDVVVASALVDMYAKCGSIHKACQLFDKMPQKNVISWNAMIAGYAQNGFCEDALKIFELMKNYGTYPDIKWAGGVRLKW; encoded by the coding sequence atgtatgccaaatgtggaagcatagaaaaagcacgtgaattgtttgacagaatgtctcaaagagatgtcatctcatggaatgcgatgattgcaggatatgttcaaaatggatttgttgaaaaggctttagaaactttcaagcaaatgcaattggcaggtgtaaagcgaAATTacgcaacctttgccagcatcctccctgcctgtgctcAAAAGGGAGCTTTGGAACATGGTATGGACATCCATCGGAGCATAACGGAAGGGGGATTTCTGTCAGATGTTGTAGTCGCaagtgccctggtagacatgtatgcaaaatgtggaagcatacacaaggcatgtcaattgtttgacaaaatgcctcaaaaaaatgtaatctcatggaatgccatgattgcaggatatgcacaaaatggattttgcgAGGATGCTCTCAAAATTTTTGAATTAATGAAGAACTACGGAACATATCCTGACATT